Genomic DNA from Pseudomonas helmanticensis:
GCATGCACGATTCGAGTTGATCGGCCTGGGTCGGATTGCGCTCCAGCGCCAGCAGCCCGGCGCTGAGCACCTGCGTCTGGGCTTCGGCTTCAAGGCTGAACAGCTCCAGCAGCGAGGCGTCGCGCATTTGCTCGGGGGTCATGTGAGGCTCCGGGTCACGGCAGACAACAGCTGTTCTTCATCCAGCCAACGCAGGCTGCGACCGCGAAATTGCAGGACGCCACGGGTGTACTTGGCACTGGCCTGGGCGCCGGATTGCGACGCGGCATCAAGGATTCGCTCATCGATGGCATGAATGCCGTAAACCTCATCCACCGGCACCACCACCGGCCCGCCATGGGCAGCGATGATCAACATGCGCGGCATGATGCGCCCGCTGACAGCTGGAGCGGCGCTGGCATCCAGATCCAGCAATTCCACCAGCGACAGGCACGCCACCAGCGCGCCACGCACATTCGCCACCCCCAGCAAGGCGCGCGAACGCTGATGCGGTAACGAGTGAATCGCCTGCAACGGCGCGACTTCCACCAGGCTACGCGTCGCCAATCCGAGCCACTCTTCACCGAGACGGAACATCAGCAGCGAACGGGTTTTGACATCGGTTTCGACCGCGATCGCCACCGGGTCGCGCTCGTCCTGCTGCAACGAATAGCGATCGAGCAAGCGCGTCGCCGCTGCGGAATACACCGAGCAGTTGCGGCAATGAATATGTTCTTCGAGCAGCGGGCAGGACTTGTCGCCGTGGATGCCAATACGGTTCCAGCAATCGTCGATGGCCTGGGCGTCTTCATGGGTGACGTTCAAGGTGTCGGCCGAAATCATCGTTTACGCTCACTGTCAGCGGTGCGCCCGCTGCGGGCGGCGCGCTCCTGCAATCGTCTGGCACCGGCGCTGTCGCCC
This window encodes:
- a CDS encoding chemotaxis protein CheW; translation: MISADTLNVTHEDAQAIDDCWNRIGIHGDKSCPLLEEHIHCRNCSVYSAAATRLLDRYSLQQDERDPVAIAVETDVKTRSLLMFRLGEEWLGLATRSLVEVAPLQAIHSLPHQRSRALLGVANVRGALVACLSLVELLDLDASAAPAVSGRIMPRMLIIAAHGGPVVVPVDEVYGIHAIDERILDAASQSGAQASAKYTRGVLQFRGRSLRWLDEEQLLSAVTRSLT